CTTCCTTATGCTGTTCGGCCCGTCAATCAGGAACACAATCTGCTTTCTCCTGCTCCTGCCTATGAGCCCGTCAAGAAGACCCATGATATCACCTAGATGTTGAAAAATCCGGCCGCATTGCGGGCAGTACGGGCTGCCACGACCCCCTTGTCCAGCGATTTGACTTCCGCGACGTAATCTATCGCGCGCTCGACATCGTAAAAAGTTCGTACAACGTAGGGCGAATCAGTTTCAACAACTATACTTTCTAGCTCCAAACTGTTTATAATCTTTTTTCTTTCCTTGGAATGGAGCGGCGTGAAAGAGATGAGCGCGCCCAGGTCCAGCGCTTTCTCGGCCTCTTCCAATGTCCCTGAAAAGAAGTGCATCATTATCCCGTTCGAAAATTTCCTTTCCTTCAGCGCATCAATCACTTTTGATTCGGCGTCGCGCGAATGAATCACTATCGGAAGCCTCATCTCCTCTGCAAGCCCGAGCATCCTGCTGAAAACAATTTCCTCCTTTTTCACATCTTCGGGATTTTTCGCCCAGTGGAAATCGAGCCCTATCTCGCCTATCGCATTGGGTCTGTGCTTTTTTATCTCCTCCACCCACGAATCGAGTTTCTCTACGCCCTCCTTTATCGCGCTCTGGGGCGCGATTCCAAGCACGTAGGGGATTTTGTACTGCGCGGCTATCGCGGCGTTTTTGATGTTCGAAGAATGCGAATATCCAACGGTTACCGGAAGCCAGCCTGGCTTTATCTCAATATGCTTGTAGCAGTCCAGGTGCGCGTGCGCGTCTATTATGGGCAGTGTCATTTTTTGGCCTCGTGCGCCCCGATGCTGTAGATGCTCCATCTGAGCGTTTTTTTGCTTTCCAATTCGCCTGCGATCTGTTCGAGAAGCGATTTCTTTACTTTCATATAACTTTCCTTTTCATATTCCGCATTCCCTATGGCGTTCCTCATGCTCTTGACGTTGAAGCAGAACATCCCGTTGCTCAACCCTTCCACGTTGTGGCAGAAATAGAGATCGCTCGAGTTGTATAC
The DNA window shown above is from Candidatus Micrarchaeia archaeon and carries:
- a CDS encoding TatD family hydrolase, producing MTLPIIDAHAHLDCYKHIEIKPGWLPVTVGYSHSSNIKNAAIAAQYKIPYVLGIAPQSAIKEGVEKLDSWVEEIKKHRPNAIGEIGLDFHWAKNPEDVKKEEIVFSRMLGLAEEMRLPIVIHSRDAESKVIDALKERKFSNGIMMHFFSGTLEEAEKALDLGALISFTPLHSKERKKIINSLELESIVVETDSPYVVRTFYDVERAIDYVAEVKSLDKGVVAARTARNAAGFFNI